In Amycolatopsis jiangsuensis, the following proteins share a genomic window:
- the mce gene encoding methylmalonyl-CoA epimerase, translating into MNAEPTASVLKPFVTAIDHVGIAVPDLDAAIAFQREHFGLEVAHEEVNEEQGVREAMLRAPGTAATETMIQLLAPLRKDSTIAKFLGRSGPGLQQLAFRVSDVDAAAEALRAQGLRLLFPEAKRGTSDSRVNFVHPKDAGGVLVELVEPAGTR; encoded by the coding sequence ATGAACGCCGAGCCCACCGCATCCGTGCTCAAGCCCTTCGTGACCGCGATCGACCACGTCGGTATCGCGGTGCCCGATCTGGACGCCGCGATCGCGTTCCAGCGGGAGCACTTCGGCCTCGAGGTCGCGCACGAGGAGGTGAACGAGGAGCAGGGCGTACGCGAGGCGATGCTGCGGGCGCCGGGCACCGCGGCCACCGAGACGATGATCCAGCTGCTCGCCCCGCTGCGGAAGGACTCGACGATCGCGAAGTTCCTCGGCCGCAGCGGTCCCGGTCTGCAGCAGCTGGCCTTCCGAGTGTCCGATGTGGACGCCGCCGCCGAGGCGCTGCGGGCACAGGGTCTGCGGCTTCTTTTCCCCGAGGCCAAGCGCGGCACCTCGGACAGCCGGGTCAACTTCGTGCACCCCAAGGACGCCGGCGGCGTCCTCGTGGAACTGGTGGAGCCGGCCGGCACCCGCTGA
- a CDS encoding TetR/AcrR family transcriptional regulator yields MTEDSAKERILRAAEELFAESGFEATPTSRIAERAKVPKGLVHYYFRRKSDLLAALVDRLPDERIEPAAVVVPGDLAGTLRRLVGELDRRFTGSLGLSHLLWREADTHHVVRDALAERFQQLVRLVRSVLVAASTEHRLAAADLDHASGLLARAVSHRHATARHSGDDRPADFDGELTFVANALSARPPAQPPS; encoded by the coding sequence ATGACCGAGGACTCGGCGAAGGAACGCATCCTGCGTGCGGCGGAGGAGCTGTTCGCCGAGTCCGGCTTCGAGGCCACCCCCACTTCCCGCATCGCGGAGCGGGCGAAGGTGCCCAAAGGACTGGTCCACTACTACTTCCGCCGCAAGTCCGATCTGCTGGCCGCGCTCGTGGACCGGCTGCCGGACGAACGGATCGAACCGGCCGCGGTGGTCGTCCCCGGGGATCTCGCGGGGACGCTCCGCCGGCTGGTGGGCGAGCTGGACCGCCGCTTCACCGGTTCGCTCGGGCTGTCCCACCTGCTGTGGCGGGAGGCCGACACGCACCACGTGGTGCGGGACGCGCTGGCCGAGCGGTTCCAGCAGCTGGTCCGGCTGGTCCGCTCGGTGCTCGTGGCGGCGAGCACGGAGCATCGCCTCGCCGCGGCCGATCTCGACCACGCTTCGGGTCTGCTCGCCCGTGCGGTCAGCCACCGGCACGCCACGGCGCGGCATTCCGGCGACGACCGTCCGGCGGATTTCGACGGCGAGCTGACTTTCGTGGCGAACGCCTTGTCCGCGCGCCCGCCCGCCCAACCGCCCTCGTGA
- a CDS encoding SPW repeat domain-containing protein, whose translation MSEVSTRAWTRPYDWAEVVIGVVAALSPLWLSTTTSAVWTMVVLGALIAIDGLVSLAAPRAVYGEGIQIVLGALLFIAPWVMGYTELNGASWTSWVAGALTIIAGAAAMPEASAAHRVAGQH comes from the coding sequence ATGAGTGAAGTCTCGACGCGCGCCTGGACGCGGCCCTACGACTGGGCCGAGGTCGTCATCGGGGTGGTCGCCGCTCTTTCACCCCTTTGGCTGAGCACGACCACGTCCGCGGTGTGGACGATGGTGGTCCTCGGTGCGCTGATCGCGATCGACGGCCTGGTGTCGCTCGCGGCTCCGCGGGCGGTCTACGGCGAGGGCATCCAGATCGTCCTCGGCGCGCTGCTGTTCATCGCGCCGTGGGTGATGGGGTACACCGAGCTGAACGGGGCGTCGTGGACGTCCTGGGTGGCCGGTGCGCTGACGATCATCGCCGGTGCGGCCGCGATGCCGGAGGCCAGTGCCGCGCACCGGGTGGCCGGGCAGCACTGA